Genomic segment of Triticum aestivum cultivar Chinese Spring chromosome 6A, IWGSC CS RefSeq v2.1, whole genome shotgun sequence:
TAAATTCTAATGCAACATCATGATCTGATCATAAGCTAATTGTTCATCACATAGCAATAGGATTCACCATGGTAATTACATCATACCAATCACAATCACGTGGGGCGGCTCATGTGACCATTACATTGAAGCATAtaagagaggaagagagagagcaTGTGAATTTGAATTGAAAACGGGAACTTGAGGAACATGTTTCGACAAATGTGAGACCTTGCGAGAAAACAGAGACACATGGAAAGGAGAGGCAACCCTAACTACCCCTCATGTCGAGGAAAGAGATCACAACATTGGCATCACCCTGCGTCTTGTCGTTTAAGACTTTGCGAGAAAACAGACTTGTGAAATTTTGGCCCCCCACCACGACATATTTATACCGGGGGGGAGCGCAAGTTAGTGGCGGGCCACTTGCGAGCCTGCTACTGAATGTATCTCAAAGAGATTATACCAGAGGTTCTAATACAATGACTGCATGTATCTCAAAACTGAACTACAACTAATTCTGAACACTAGACAACTAAGCTTGTAACTGAATACTGCTCTTGGACATGTCTCCTCACCACAGTTTGCCCATCAAGTGTAAACATCATAAATTAGCCAACCAACAAGCAACAAGATACTGTGTAGTCTGGACTCTTGATACAAGCAACCCCGTTTCCGTTTGCATGAAGAAAATAAatggctattcatctacctgatCTGCCTCTGGAGAAGAATGAAGCACTTCAAGGATATTCCACATCTAAGGAGATACTGAACCCAATGTATTTTAAATTGTCAGCAGATTGCGATTGCACTATAGAACCCGTCTAGGAAATTACTAAACAACACATTTAAAACAAAATACTGAAGGTCCATCTAATCAAACCGATCCATTTGCCATTATTGTATAATCAAACTAAAGAATGAAGTGCATCACAGATCCAAAAGTATTTCAGCAGTGTCACGTAGTTCTTTGAACTATTAAAAGTGTCATCCAGATCCTCGAAGGCCTTTCGAAGTGCAATAAGTATGTACTTACGTGACACCTCTGAAATAGTTCAAGGATATTTTTGAAATAGTTGAAAATATTAATGGCACACATTGCATTTTGAGGACTTATCTGACGATTTTCATAGTTCAAGGACCTATTTGACACATTTGAAATAGTTCCATGAGTTAGGATGTGCTCCACTCCAAGCTCAACAAGCTTCTCCTTTAGTGAGTCTTTAGGCTAAACAAGCCCAAGCTAAACAAGCTTCTCCTTCGGTGAGTCTTTGAGCTAAACAAGCTTCTCCTTCCATTAGTCTTTGAGCAACCTACAATCTGCAGTGTAGATCTAAACATAAACAATGTGCTTactgtagtactccctctgtaaagaaatataagagggtTTACATCACTAATTTCTTTAGTGAGGGAGTACTTAATGATCTTGGAGTTTACATTGGGGAGCgccggtggaggagcgtggtgaggAGCTGCCGGCGGAGGGGCGCGACCGGGGGCTGCCGGTGCCTGGTGGAGCGAGAGAGCGAGGGCAGAAGCAACGAGGAGCGGCGCCCCCTCCTTTCCTCGCGGCGGCCGCCGCTGCTCCCATCGCGAAGAGCCGCGTCGCCCTGTCCTCTTGCGGCGCCCCTCCATCGGCCTCCTGTAGATCCAAGCCGGCGCCCTTGCTTCCTCTAGTTTTTCTGCGCCGGCGCCCACCTTCCAGCCGTTTCCAGTCCTAGCGCCGTCGGTCGCCGTCCCGTGGTCTCCCTGCTGTCCGCGGCGCAGCGCTGCCATTTGGGCCCGGCGGCAGCGGCCTCCCTCTCCCAGCGGCCTCCAAGAAGAGGTAAATCTGTCCTGACCTTGTAGATGAGGTCCTGCCTGGTTAGGGATTTGCTGTTAGTGCCAAGATTCATATATTGTTAGTAGATTGATGGTACTGGTAGATGTAAATTTTCTTGCTATTGGTTCTCAATTTTGGTAGATGGTACTTGTAGATGTTTTAGTCCAATTTAGTGATCTTTTGGTAAATTTGGACTTTTATAAGTATGTACTAACATTATTGTAATATTTCTACTTAACAAACTCAGAAGATATTATATGTTCCAAAAAGAAACTCAGAAGATATTATAATTATTAACTTACCCTCGTTTTCAGAACAAAATGGAGCTATTATCAGACTCAGGGGCATTTAGGTCATTTTAACACTTGAGACAGACAATCGAATGAAAATAATCAGGATTGCCAAACACCCAGCTTATTCAGACAATGGATTCTATAGATAGCAGCTTATTCAGACAACAGATTCTTTAGATAGCGGCTTATCAGAAAAGCCTGCTTGCCAGATAAGCGAGGTCCAGAAAAGCTTATCCAAACAGGGTCATTGTTCCGCCGTTGTTGCCGTCAACGGCGGTGTCCCAGGCGCTTCCCCCAAGGCCCCAACTGGAACCGGTCACAGACATGTGGGTCCGGCCCTTGTACCCTGGGAATATTCTTTTCCATAGTTAAAGTAAATCCTTCTTTGTCCTAAAAATCATTTAGTCTTGCAAAATTCATATGTAGTTATCTGTAGCTCCCATTGACCTCATCCATCATCCACTtgcatttttttcttctaaaaacaGTTTAGATCTACCTAATGGCAATATTAATTGTTCTAAATGGAatctttttcttgttttttgtgTAGGTTTTTGATTGTTGTGTGTAGTTTCCGTCATCGAAATATTCTCTGGAAGCAGATATCTTGAATATTCGTGAAGACCTTGAGCAAGGCAAGTCACCACCTACCATATTATATTGTTTCTACACTTGTGAGTACAACTATTTTGTTATACTGTTATACACACATATAAATCAATAAGAAATCGTAAACATGAAAACCACGTCGGATTCACCAAAAAGCCAACAGAAACCGAGATCGCCTAGGACCCTGCCGGCCTTACCATCGTTCTAAGCGGTTTAACTAGAACCTACTCTGACTAGTACCTTCAACAAACCACTCGAGGCTACTCTTGGTCTAACCATGCCCCTTGTTATTCAGACTGGCGAAGCTGTCGGTCAGACTAGCCTTCAATGGTTGTCCAACTGCTGGTGCGAACGACATAACATAACAAATCAACATTTTTATCAATTactctctgtcccaaaatatagTTACATTTAGCTACGAATCTGGATGAGAGGGGTGAGTATTTAGCACAACCTAATTTACACTATAGTTGTGCCTCTATCTTAAATGGTAATGACCATTTACAAAACCATACATAGCCATGCATGTGCCACACTTATAGAACCATGAGTAGTTGTAAGCACCTGTGTTGCAAAATATTGCCTCTAAAGCTATGCTTTCAACCTCAATGGTACCTCAGAACGCTTTTCATCTAGTGCAGAAGATATTCCATATGGATATAATTCCATACTAACATGTTTGGGAAAATATGTGTTTGATTGGTAAGTCATACATATTAAAATTAATTATATGTTCTTCTTTGGTATCTCCAGGTTCAGTGACATAGCAAATATTGAGATTAGCAATGGATAGCTTGTTGGAACTGTATAATCTGTGGCAAATCCAGTTGATTGTGCTTCTTAGCTTCGTTCTACAAGTGTTCCTCTTCTTCACTGGTAGCCTTCGACAGGGTAGCACCAATGGGTTGCTTAGGGGCACCATTTGGCTAGCATATCTGGGAGCAGACATGGTAGCAATTTATGCCCTAGGGTACCTCTCAAGACATCAGGATAATGGCACAATGGAAACCCACCCATTGGTTTTCTTTTGGACTCCTTTCCTCCTCATTCATCTCGGTGGGCAGGATACCATCACTGCTTTCTCCATGGAGGACAACAAATTGTGGTTGaggcatttgctgaacttggtccTAGAGGTTAGCCTGGCCTTGTATGTATTCTGGAAATCGACTAGCTTGCGCAATAATGTGCAGCTTCTTGTTCCTGCTCTTCTCTTGTTCATTGCCGGAATAATCAAGTATGGAGAGCGAACAATGGCTCTCATGTACGCGAGTCAGAATGACAATAGGAAACCTGGTTTTAAACTTAATGATCAAGAGAGGATTTTACAACGGGTCAAGAGTGATAAAGATCATGAGCTTGTTTATTATGCTTTAGTTTCAGACCAGAGCGTCCAGTATGAGTACTTCCAAAGGCGTACGGCGAGTTACAAAATAGGAGAAAAACCCAGTAATCTCGACCCAGCTGGACTTAATGACAGTGGCCTTGTGGCCAAGCTGTTGGATGTACAGCTCAGCCTCTTGTACAATGATATATACACCAAGGCTACTTTACTTCGAACAAGGAGTGGTATTTTAGTACGTTTAATCTCTCAGTTGTCCACTGTTGTTGCCCTTGTGATCTTTGGTGTCATGGGCAAGAAACAAGCAGCAAGCAGGTTGTATGGTAAGGCTGACATTGTCATCACCTACATCCTATTTATCGGAGGAATTCTTTTAGAAATTTGTGCTGTGTTTACTGTGTTGATGGCTTCACCTTGGACATGGTTGTGGCTGGAGGATCGAAGGTACGGTAGGCTGGCTAGGATTTCATGGTCTCTTACTAGATTATCAGTGACAAGGCCGAAATGGTCAGGAAAAATTGGGCAGTATAGCTGTGTAAACTACATGGGCATCAAAGATGAGTCAGCTACATTGTCCCAAAAGGTGATGAGTCTGATGAGGAAGGCGGCGACAGCAATCGGCGTTAAAGATGTAAGGAAGAAGCTGTTTTGGGTGAGCAAGCGGCTAGATTGCAGGTACGAGACTGTGGACAACAAGCTCATGGAGTGTGTCCTGAGGGAGATACGAACCATCATATCTGagtatgatgaggatgatgatgaccaaCAGCCTCGGCAGTGGCCACATATGATGCCGTTTCTGAAGAAGCTAGGATCGACATTTGTCACGGCGTTTCTCTCTGCCGTATGTCAGCTGCACATTGTCACTGAGGTTATCTTGGCGTCGACTAGTGCAGATGACATGAAATCATACAGCGCCGACGCAATTGCGGCCGCCCAAATGTGCAAGAAGCTGTCCAACTACATGATGTACCTTATTACTGCCCACCCAGATGCTGCTTCTTTGCTGCAGGTCACCTCTATCATCAGTCTCGAGCTTGCTCTAGACATGCATTTAACAGCCACTGCTACTACATCGACTAGGAAGAAGAGCAAGGATGAAATTCTGCGTGCTACTGGAGATGATCTCAAGGCTAATTATGGCAATTATGATTGTTTTCCATGGTCAATGGCGCAGCGAGAGGAGGTGATCAAGGAGCTTGCCGGGATTTGGGTGAGGCTTCTCATCTACGCCGCCGGCAAGTCGAGGACGGAGCTTCACGCAGCGCAGCTGGCCAGAGGAGGGGAGCTACTCACCTTGGTCTGGCTGCTCATGGCGCAGCATGATCTTGGGGATGTCACGTTTAATCGTGTCGAGCTAAATGGCAGGCCTGATGATCCCGTCACAAATTTGCATGTGCTATATGCCTTCCATGTCTAGTCCAGAACTCCAGATCGTCAAGCATTGTTAGTTAGTTCCATGTATGAGCAAATCGGATGATTTATTGAACTACTTGTTGGTAATATATTTTGTGCAATGTTTGCAGTTGCAGCGGTAAGGAAATGGCTGTGAAAACTACACGACCCGAGTTTGTTGTGTGTGTGTGAATGATATGGATATATTTGCACAGGACTACTATATCATCCATTAAAATTATTATTTTGGTTCAATTAAGCTATACCTGTATATGCTGAAAGGAGGCTATTGTAATTTGACTGACACACGCAAAAAAAAAATTTGACTGACACTAAAAAATAAATGATTTTGTAAGAGTTGTCTTTTCCATAATGTTGCCTTAAGACAATTTGCAAATTTCAAACTACTATAGGACTAGTCATCTCCCTCCCGCCTCTTGCGCGCAGCGCAACGCCGTCATGCGCAAAACCAACCGAAGAAACGGGTTAAATTAAAAACCAAACAAACTGAAATTAAGAAAAAGTAAAATGCACGGAGGGCCATTAAAACTTGTTTATGTGTGTCACCGAGGTCTCTAACTTGTTTAAAAGTGACATATTGCAGGCACAAAATGCATTGAGCACCCATTTGGGGACATAACGTAAGGAGGTCGCTCATGTGGTTGTAATTTTTCTCTTTTATTCACCGATTGCTTGATCAACCCTTTCTTATCCTCTGCCTGCTAAGGGCAACTCTAACTGATCCCCTATAGCTATAACGGGTAGAGAAGTAAAACCCGGAACCTAGCCGATCCTCAATAACCGTTAGTGGAGGAAACATTATTCTCGCGCATGCCGTCCCTATTTCAACTTTCGACCCTTCTATGATCTCCTTGGTTTCTGGTTGTGGCATGGCATAGTGTGGTTGTTATATCCTGTGCTTGTTGCCTTTATATCCTGTGGTTTGGTGATTTCGGTACAGGGGTTGTTCTTGATCTACCATCTACTACCATGCAAACCTAGCTAGGCACGAATTTTTAGATCCAAATTCAAACTACACATAGAACATAAAGCCAATCCAATTATGAATAGTGTTTGAAATTTTGTCTTTGTATTTTTATCTTTTTGTGACACTATTCGCCttttgatttgtttttacttttgtCTTTTTTGTAGATCAAATTTAGATTCAAACTTTTACAGGATGGCAGACATAGCCACTTCGGAGTTATGCAAAAAAATTAACCTTGGTGAGACATCTAAACTAGCAAATGGATGGACTGATGAATTGAACAGGAATATACATCTATAGACATTCTAATCAAACATCATGATCTGATCATAAAGTAATTGTTCATCACATAGCAATATGATTCACCATATGGATCACAATCACGTAGGGCAGCTCATGTGACCATTATACTGAAGCATAtaagagaggaagagagagagcaTGTGAATTTGTATTGAAAACGGCAACTTTGAGCAAGATGTTTCTACAAACGTGACAGACCTTGCGAAAGAACAGACACGTGGGAAGGAGAGGCGACCCTAACTACACCTCATGTCAGGGAAAGAGACCCAAGCATGGGCACCCTACGACTTGAGCAGCAGATGTCACTACCATAGGTCAGCGTTTTGTCGTCTAAGATGACGCCTTTCCCGTGCTCCCATAGGTGCCAGCAGCAGAGATGAATGAGAAAACGGGTGGCAGAGATCACTCAGAGTAGCAACTGCTGTGTATCCCTCCCATTGCTGGTAACATAAGTTCAGAGCTGTAGCTCATTTTTAGTTTTCTCTGCCTAGATATATAGCAACATCAGAAAAATGAATCAACAGCAGCTAGTCAAAGTGCAACATATGTGCGCAACTCTACACTCTACACCTCCTGTTTCACTTTTCCAAACATCCATGTCTTAGCTCAGGAGACAAAATATACAGATCCATCATAACAGAACATGCATGGGCACAAGCCAACAAAGAAACGCTTAGGTGCAACAGGATACCATAAAACCAAGTCCAGCAAGATGGTCTAAGGTCATAAGTTATATAGTGGGGATTCTACATCGTTCGTCTAAGTAGAGTTGGCATAAGATGCTTATATATGCTTAAGCCTTGAATTTCCTAATGGCCGAGACATGGAAGACCGACAACAACCAAGATCTTACCCTTACTCGAAACTGAATCCTGCACAGAAATGAAAAAACAATGTAAGAGTCTGGTGTTCTGCATTAGTGTTAAAAAAGCTCAGTTACTCGACAACAGAAATATGAATGTATGATGGAGATTCATTTAGCAGGTGTAGCTTATTTTAACATTAATTTGGGCACAAACTCTTTAGCTGATAATCTAACATGAGAACATCTAGTTAAACTGCTCCCAAATGAGAATGtagaaaatgttaaaatcaatttCATCGAAAAGGAAATGTGAATAAGCAAATCATGGCATACACTGCTAGACATGTTATGTATAGACTTATTTTTGAAGAAAATATTTTCAAACTGTAAAGACTCCCCAGGAAAGTCTAATAAAACAGGGAATAATATAAGTGCCAGAATCACAAGCAATCCAAGTGCCAACTTTAGACCATAAAGTTTGCCATTGATTAGAACCAATCATCCAACAACACAATGAGTCAAAATATTGTATTACTATGCATTTGAGTTACTGTTCACTGCAAATCAACAAGTGAAACAAGTGAAGATATTGTACAACCACCCTGAACTAATAGAATCAGACATTTGTGCTAGTACCCACAAAACCACAACTAATCAACAAGTCCACAACTAACAGTTTTTACAACACAAATAGATTAAACATTATTTACAACAAAATGGATTATATTAGTTTTCATTTCTGCCCATCACCAGACGTGGTCCAGATTTTTCATGCCTCAAACAATAAGGAATCCCTACAAATTGTTCTTCATTCATAATTCAGAAGTTTCGTATTGACTGCATGCTTTCTACATTTTTCGCTTATATTAAAGCTAATTTCAGGATATAGAGAGCATGCCAAGTGTCATTAGTTAACTTACGTATGTTAAATGCACACaagaacttcaaaactttaagaatTATCTCATCGATCACATCACACTTGACTTCAACTATGTCGAGGTGCTCTGATATTGCAGACGGTCTCTCCATGCAACAGTAGCTTCCTTTTATCTCCAGTTTAGGATTTTGCGCCTATGGTACACACAAACATTTAACAAAGATGGATAATCGATAATAACTTTAATAGTGCAGCAATTGCCCATTTTAGAAGATTTATACCTCGGGAGAAAGTTCAAGAGTGAGCTTCTCAAGAACTGGTGAGTTTGTCAGAATGCAAGATAGTGGATCCAAATCAGGAGCCTCGCACCAGTAATTGTTGAGTAATAAAGTCTTTAACTTGCTAAATGTAGGGCAATGTTTCAAATCTCTTGTGAAAATGAACtggaaagaaaatacaaaagtaAACAATCAAGATGCATATGTGATCAGTTTATTGCCTATATCCAGCAATGATGTAGATAGTGCAACACAGAAAGGGATTGCATAAAGAAGTTAAAGACAAGTGGCATACCTTTCCAGTATCAGATATCAACTTGAGGTGTTTAGCACTTGAGATACCACCCAGAAGCACACAATCGCTGCTGCAATCGTCGCTAACAGGAACACAATTCTTACATGTATTATCATTAGCTCCGCAGAAAACACCAGAGTCATAATTCAAACAGACATCTTTGCATTCAACGCTAAGATTCACACATGCAGCTTCTAGTAATGCCATGTCTTCAAGCAAAGGGGTTATACCAATAAAGTCTTCTAGTTCCAGAGAGACAAGGCCGGGAGCAGAAACACGGACCGGGCAATCCAAATCAGATTGACAGCTAGTGATGCTCAAATGCTTCAGGGAACAGGACGATATCTCATTGAAATTGATGAAGCAATCATCTATTTTCAGATTTGCCAATGCTGTACAACTAGCAAAATCAACAAACGTCTTTCGTAGGGCTACACCATGAAGGTTCAGTGTTCTCAGATGCCGAGAGACAAGAGGCAGGTCCTCTAGGTCGAGGTACTCAAGCTCGTCATGGATATGAAGGGTGAGCACCTGAACTTTGCAAATCACAGCAAAACGGGTCCATAGGTTCACATAGGGCTCGTCGTCATGATTGAACAGATCGAATTTGATCTCAACGGTATCCAGGTCGGTGCGCTCACGCAGGACCAGGAGATGATTGTGGTGTCCCGATCTGGAGATCTAGGGATCAGAGGATAGCTTGGAGAAGGGGATGAGATATCAGACGAAAGGGGATGAGATTATCAGCTGAAAAGATGAGAAGGTTCACAGGATTCAATTACAACACACCCCGAGCACCATTGCTCATCTCCTAGTTATACCACTCTACACTTACAGGTGGGACACACCCACGCGACAGCTCACAGTAACTATTCATCGTCCACGTCATCGTCGTTCGCCGGTCCACTTGTCAGGGAGTCTGGAGCCGGCGACTCGCTGTCCGCCGAATTGGAGGAAGGCGTGACATTGCCCCCCGCTTGAGCTTGCTCATCGTCCCACAGAAGAGCTTCAGGAAATCTGCTTTTGACGACATAGTAATCCTACCAGGTAGCACACTCTGGAGGAACATGTGCCCATTGAATGAGAACTTGAGGTGCTGCTGCATTGCCCTTGCGTACCATCCGACGATCAAGGATTGCAACAGGTACCGGTGCTACTGTTGTCAAATCCGGCACGGCAGGAATATCCGTATACACAGGAGTGTAGTTTGGAGTAAATGGCTTCAATTGGGACACATGAAAGACTGGGTGTACCTGAGCTGAAACTGGTAATTGTAGTCTGTATGCGACAGCACCAATGTGCTCCAGAACAGTATAGGGACCGAAATACTTGTAGGATAATTTGGGATATGGACGATTGACCACTGTTTGTTGGGCATAAGGTTGGAGTTTCAGCAAAACTTGATCACCCGGTTGAAACTGATGTTCAGTCCTGTTCTTGTCAGCATAGCTCTTCATGCGTTGTTGGGCTCGTATCAGCTGAGCACGCAAAAGTTCAGTCTGTGCCTTATAGTCGATAACAACACTAGCAGCTGGCGAGTCATTGGACACGGTAAGGTTAGGCATTCCTCCAAAATTTGGGGCAATGTGATACAAAGCTTGGAATGGTGAGCATTGAAGAGCAGTATGAAAACTGGAATTGTACCAGAACTCTGCCATGGATAGCCAACGACGCCAATGACGAGGATTGTCTTGTACAGCACAACGAAGATACTGCTCCAAACATTGATTTACTCGTTGGCTCTGACCATCGGTTTGCAGATGGTAAGCGATGCTGTAGTGGAGCTCAATACCCATGGATTGCAGCAGGTTTCTCCAAAACTTACTAGTGAAGATCTTATCACGATCAGAGACCAGGGACCCCTCCCAGCCCCCGCGTCGCTCCCAGGGGCGACTCGGgaggcgaaaccctagccgccgcccaggctcccctccttcccctccctctcctcgccgtcgccggaggatGCCGGCGGGCAAAGCCCTCAccggtggacggcggcggcggggccctcgtTCGTGTGCTCGCGCGCTGCTGCTGGGCGCGCTGGAGCGGCGGGAGCGCGCGGTGGCGCGGCGGGCGGCCGTTTGCTCGCGGGGAGGTCGAGATGGGGTGGACTGCGTGCGCGGTGGCGCTGCCATGGCGGCCGCCGGCCGCTGATGCGTGCGGCAGAGTTGAGGGCGCCCAGATCTGGGCCGCACGAGCCCGCCCAGGCTCTGCCCCCACTAacccttctccctcctcccacccCTCCCGGCCGCCGCCGGCGGTTGCCGCTGGGTTAGTAAGCACGCGTACGGCCACCCTGACGGTTGCTGCTCCGCTGTGCCCCGGCGGATCCTGGCGGCGGAGGCTGCGGGCCAgcgtggcggcggcgcggtgcaGGTGGCTGCTGCCGCCTGCTGGACGCGCTCCCGATGGTGGCCGGCCTGCTGGAGCTGCGCTGGTCGGTGCCCACTCCTGAGACGACAACGTTTCTAGGCTTCCCCCATGTGTGTTGGTCTTTTCCGACGATTCTGCGCCATGCCCGGTCTGCCACTGCATCTGAGGTCTTCGTTCTTGGGTCGGGGCGAAATCCCCGCGCGGCGACGACCTGCGCTGTCTACGGCGACGCCCGAGGGTGCTGtcacctccttggaggcgttggCATGACCCTGACCGGACCTCCTCCTCGAGCACCGGGAGAAATCCTAGGTCCGGCCCCCCGGACCGGGCAGCGGCGGCGTCTCAACGCCGTTCCCCTCTTGATGGCGCTGCTTTGGCTGCAAGTGGAGTTCTTGATGCGACAGATGGTGGTTGGCGATGCATCGCTCTGGCGTAGACTGCTACACAAGGAGCAGGTCGCAACGTTTGCCTGCGCTGGCGCTCCCCAATGAATGCTACACCAGTTCCAATCAGGCCCTGCCTTCACCCGCCGACTCTCTAGGCACATGGGTGCGAGGTACGTCGGCCTGGGCAGTCCTGAAGCTGCATTCGTCCCTGGAAGTGTCTTGCAATGGCAGCGATGCTGCCCTGTTGCTCCGAGTCTCGGTGCTTCGCCATTTTGGCTGGAGGCAAGGCTGGGCGAGGCCTAATGTCGTTGAGTGTCTGTAGTTGAGGGCACCTCCTCACCTAGCTGTAGTCACTTGGTGAGGAcggtcgtgtgtgtgtgtgtgtgtgtgtccctccTTTCTGGAGGTTGTACCCCCGATGTCTTCCTGTTCAATGCAATGAAACGCAACTCTTTTGTGTTTTCTCGAAAAAGAGATAATGGTTTTGGGAATACCATGTAGTTTCACCACATTATCCAGGAAAACTTTGGCCACTGAAGTTGCTGTGAAAGGATGATGCAAGGGCAGAAAGTGAGCATACTTTGTTAAGCGGTCAACGACCACCAATATTGAATTTGCACCCTCTGAATTGGGAAGACCCTCGATGAAATCCATTGTCAATTCAGTCCAAGGACTGTCGGGGGGTGGCAAGGGTTGCAGAAGGCCAGCTGGTTTTGTATTAGTGTGTTTTGCTTGTTGACACACTATACATTGATGGATATAATTTTCCATGGCAACCTTAAGACCTGGCCAATAATACAGCTGCTTCAATCTGTGGTATGTGGCTTGAATA
This window contains:
- the LOC123131901 gene encoding uncharacterized protein, producing the protein MDSLLELYNLWQIQLIVLLSFVLQVFLFFTGSLRQGSTNGLLRGTIWLAYLGADMVAIYALGYLSRHQDNGTMETHPLVFFWTPFLLIHLGGQDTITAFSMEDNKLWLRHLLNLVLEVSLALYVFWKSTSLRNNVQLLVPALLLFIAGIIKYGERTMALMYASQNDNRKPGFKLNDQERILQRVKSDKDHELVYYALVSDQSVQYEYFQRRTASYKIGEKPSNLDPAGLNDSGLVAKLLDVQLSLLYNDIYTKATLLRTRSGILVRLISQLSTVVALVIFGVMGKKQAASRLYGKADIVITYILFIGGILLEICAVFTVLMASPWTWLWLEDRRYGRLARISWSLTRLSVTRPKWSGKIGQYSCVNYMGIKDESATLSQKVMSLMRKAATAIGVKDVRKKLFWVSKRLDCRYETVDNKLMECVLREIRTIISEYDEDDDDQQPRQWPHMMPFLKKLGSTFVTAFLSAVCQLHIVTEVILASTSADDMKSYSADAIAAAQMCKKLSNYMMYLITAHPDAASLLQVTSIISLELALDMHLTATATTSTRKKSKDEILRATGDDLKANYGNYDCFPWSMAQREEVIKELAGIWVRLLIYAAGKSRTELHAAQLARGGELLTLVWLLMAQHDLGDVTFNRVELNGRPDDPVTNLHVLYAFHV
- the LOC123129399 gene encoding F-box/FBD/LRR-repeat protein At5g22660 produces the protein MPEMAGREFGGRSGVGRHSPPTIVSKKKPPTNLKRKSRSPTSDSCGGEWKSGFAGGQASADDAHRLFDGMPPGSEDESAPLSATDRIGALPDHILHHLLSYLPAQAAARTCVLAWRWRHLWKSTTGLRIVGLDDEETVQVQDLRKFHNHLLVLRERTDLDTVEIKFDLFNHDDEPYVNLWTRFAVICKVQVLTLHIHDELEYLDLEDLPLVSRHLRTLNLHGVALRKTFVDFASCTALANLKIDDCFINFNEISSCSLKHLSITSCQSDLDCPVRVSAPGLVSLELEDFIGITPLLEDMALLEAACVNLSVECKDVCLNYDSGVFCGANDNTCKNCVPVSDDCSSDCVLLGGISSAKHLKLISDTGKFIFTRDLKHCPTFSKLKTLLLNNYWCEAPDLDPLSCILTNSPVLEKLTLELSPEAQNPKLEIKGSYCCMERPSAISEHLDIVEVKCDVIDEIILKVLKFLCAFNIRFSFE